Sequence from the Deinococcus aquiradiocola genome:
CAGCGCCCGGCCGGACGAGCAGGACGCGGCCTTCACGCACCTGCAGGTGCACGACAACGGCATCGGCATCGCGCCGGAATTCCACGAGCGGGTGTTCGGGCTGTTCCAGCGCCTGCACCGCCGCGAGGAGTACGAGGGCACCGGCCTGGGCCTCGCCATCTGCCGCAAGATCGTGCAGGGAATGGGCGGCGAAATCTGGCTAGAATCAGACGTCGGCGTGGGCACCACGGTGCACCTGAGGCTGCCGCTGGCATCCGGCCAGACCACCCCTCAGCCTTCCAGCACGTGAATTCAGGAGTTCCCGAATGACCCCAATGTCGGCCCCCACCCCCATCGAGATCCTGCTCGTCGAAGACAACGAGCCGGACGTGATCCTCACCCAGGAGGCGTTCCAGGACGCCCGCATCGCCAATCACCTGCACGTCACCCGCGACGGCGTGGAGGCCATGGCCTTCCTGCGCCGCGAGCCGCCCTTTCAGGACGCGCCCACCCCGGACGTCGTGCTGCTCGACATCAACATGCCGCGCAAGAGTGGCCTGGAGGTGCTGGAGGAGGTGAAGCACGACCCGCTGCTGCGGCACATTCCGGTCGTGATCCTCACCACGTCCCAGGCGGACGA
This genomic interval carries:
- a CDS encoding response regulator, with translation MTPMSAPTPIEILLVEDNEPDVILTQEAFQDARIANHLHVTRDGVEAMAFLRREPPFQDAPTPDVVLLDINMPRKSGLEVLEEVKHDPLLRHIPVVILTTSQADEDILRSYQNHASSYIVKPVGFENFYQAIRAFETYWLSFVRLPPR